CGTGCTAGCCCAacaatgttttattatataattattagaaaGATACTCTAGACACTTTCTTTAGGTGACAGTTGAACACTTGCTCAAAGATTGGTTTAGCTTTCCAAAATGCTTATGAAAGGTTACATTCACTTTCTACATTACTTTGTCGAGTCAAGGATAACCTACCATGATGGTCTCTCGAATAGAGCATGAAAATCTATGTGTGGTGTTTGAGAGATTAGTAAGctagatttttattttagttatttattattaattttttttttaggctTATTTTGGGATCTATATTACcacataatgatgataatataagattttaagATGGTGATAATATAAATAGGttacaaaatgatataatacttgaatttaataattaaatgagaTGATTAAAGAAATcgataaaataactaaataggaaaaataattatgagATAGGTGATAGGTATAAATTTTGGATTAGGtgatatttgtattattatttatacatacacaaatatatatatttgcgcGCGCATGACTTATATATGTTGAAGTGGTGCTTTTTTTTTCTACATTATCTAACATTTattataaggattttaattAAGGATTTTTCGCATATACTAGAAATAGTCTTTTAAAGTGAAATTGTTGTAGTTGTAATTGAAACGAGTTTCTATTTTTAAGGTATATCTTGAGACTATAATCTACACTGGTTAGCGATGGTATGGGAGAGGAGTTACCATACATTTAACCATACAGATCTAAAACTACTATGTCCCTAGACAAAGGGATTCCCCAAGATTAGCATGCATTGCAAATTACAATAACGTGTGCACCCGTGATAGTAATTTACTTTGCATGGTCACCCTAGTTCTTCCCATTCTCGAATATGTATACTTTCCCGTGTAGAGTGTTATCTACGCTAAGAACACCAGGTCATTAAGTCACTACATGTTTATAATGTGTCACTATAGAAAGCAGAAGAGAAGGTTTCTAAGTTGTACTCAAGAGGACGATGGAGACTTATATATGCTCCACTTCTAGTTTCCTAATGTCGTGTTATGTGATGTGTTTACCTTCAATATCCAACATCACTATTTATTACCAGAAGTTTGAACAACTAAGGTGATTATAGGTCTAAATATTAGGAATTCCCAAAACTACCACAACCCCCATAGAAGTATTGCCAAACAAGCTAAATCTAATAATGCATGATTTACTAGTGATCATAGGTTCATAGTGAACGCATTAGTATTATATGAgtaacataaacatatacaagCACCTAGTTCACACAACAAAACACATATTGGTCATAAATAAGTGAAACAACTCATGAAtgattagacatatatataatgtacacaTAGTCCCTATTATGCATGCTATATGTGGgaacttaggttatagtctaggttaaaccacctaattctctataaccaaggctctgataccattctgtctaggcggaatcgtaggatatgacgaaaagttatagcaatagcacatggaatttgtaatagagttatagtaaatgaaatccaaataaatgtaattcccacaagcaggataagtctaggcaacacgcctcaaatagcaaaagatataacaaatagcaaatagagttcaatgaCTAAATGtaactaggagtccatgaaggatctctttattagtcttcctaaagtccttatgctcaatctccttaagcattgttattacctaaaaatgaatgctcgaaaatgtcaacataatattggtgagttcgtaggtttaaaggaatacaaatgagtttgttgtgcatgatataggaagtttggacaatagtgtaaatataaacatgtagtagcatgtatgcataccaatactgatcaatgccatcatagttatccaacaacataaACTCACCACTacttgccaacaactcaatcacatcacttgccaacaactcaatcacacattgttataccaacaaactaccagctggagtataaagttggttatTTGTTATCATTGTTATCCATTGCCATAAattgtcttcaatagatatcgacaaacatctattgcatcatgaAATCGACGCAAacaagctaacatacacatttcataagtaCACGTATATGTCCAATAAAGCAAACTAGTTTTcgcacagctagtaaagaaataaaaatgttttgagcatcatttttccccaaagaaataatataaaaaggggccacgaaactcacctcaatcagcaagcagttgtgtaaagtccaaaagatcactagaatctacacaacatatacatgtacaagttacaattattggacatggtcaataaccgtccattgtaacccgcatttgatgaaatacacatatggctacacTCAAAGTattcataaaatgatttgtcatattttattaagttacaagtcatataacttaatatagagtatttgtcttgatgatttatgattaaattctacaaactCATATTTACTGGAATTTTCggtaaatttatcaatttttattctggaTCACCCGAACTAaccaagtccttaaatttttaccactgtaacttttatgtgttagatacttaaatgaatttttacagattttattttgtacttgaactatttttaaaaattcgataattacagactagttaataaattcactgtttgcgcgcagaaaagttttataaaagttaagggccttcgaaggttcaaaaaaatccaatttttttactgtacactcttaacatcttaaaattgtttctggaaaaaaaataaacttccagttcataaaatcgaccaagatatgactatttgaagtcgactcaaatctgttcggaaaactcagctttgcgcagttttattataaaattcgtttgacaaccttaaacttcatattttgacacgaaaccacttccaccagaaagtagacttcctgaaattaatttaaacaccaaaaacgtgacttaaccatcttccatgaccaagatacgaccttttaaagttaacaaaccgaatctatccagattctgaaataactcaaacttactgttttaaagactactacaactaatatacatatataaactttcaaatctttccaacacctatttacatctgttattatgattttcatgccttcataattggatttctttaattacattaattattatgatacaataaatacatagagttttaacattaatataatttatacttcaagcttttgatttaacctaaaaaaaacccttcattcattattataaatttgccataatatatattcatcaaaataggttacttataatgaaagattaataaataaaaaaaagatatatataatatatatatatgaaaagaaaaggataagaaattttaccccaagattgatgatcaccCCTTAAGtaccttaacaaaataaatataatgtataaaaattttACCATAGGTTTTAtatgataaaacctttttaaagaaaaaaaatatagttaactTGTATTAGCTTACCAAAATCCAAAAGATCTTTAGGATTAAAGCTTTTGTGAATATAGATTATGGAACTTTGGTCTTTTGGGTGGCATGTAGGTCGACGGCAGTAGCTACAAGGGGGAATTGCTTTAGAGTTTTTTagataacaaataaaaatgcTTATATCTCATGTAGGTATTTGAGTTTGATTATAGTTAGgaattaggatatattattattattattattattattaatccattattattataagtcaaGAATTTAAATGGGAATTTTATTCCCTTAATCCGTAAATCACAAGTTAGTGATTTGGAGAACTTGTTATTGTGGATCATAAGTCCATTCCACCTTTTGATTACCTTAAATTATTTAGtagtagtttttatttatttgctgtttaattaattaactttaatttcatattatattaacattattattattactactacatataactatataatttaGTGTGttaattatatacttttaattcACCACTAAATAGTGCATAGAGATTTACAAATGTCTAGAAATAACTATGACTAACAACTATGCGTCTAAAGAGTACGGTAGTAGTTATAGCCGTTTATGTTTAGGAAGATTAAATGTCTAAATCTTAAACTATTAAAATCCAAATAGTAAGATCCACATATTGGAATGCTCACAACACCTCCACACTTACTATACTATATAAGCACATtaactagtaaaaaaaaatattaagaacTTGAGTTAGAgacttaaaataaattattggtTTGGATGACGGATGTCACAAAGAATATAAAACTCATAAGAAACTTCAAGTATTACGTACGTGGCTATATGATTTCAATacttagttaaaaaaatatgatttcaaaatcaaatgttCAAAATACACGTGTTGGCTATTCGAAAGATTCAGGAGCACAGACAAGTTAACATTTATCCATATATTCCATTTAAGgagatcctttaaatagacaaaTGGGAAAGGCATGACAATGGGAGAGGCATAGAGTTAGACATATCGATCCATGTCTAGCGGCAAACAGTACCGTTGTTAACGTCAAGGAATGAGTTAGACATAAGAGATTCATGCATGGATTGCCGCTTAGGcatggaagagagagagagagagagagagagagagatttaatgatttaatgaGGGATAGGAGAGATAGTGGATACGATTGAAGGAAATAGTAAATGGATGGTGAGGCATGACCGCATGGGGAGTCATGGTTGCCATAAGTTACACATGACTTAGGCATGGAATGATGTAGATGCACGTCATTGGTGGATTGCTAGGCATGGCTAGACATGTAGATGACCATTGTCATCATCCTAAGTAATTTTGTAAGTAAAAGCTACAAGTTTTTCATAAACGCTCGTAATATTAGCATTGGAGCTAGAGGCTATTTCATCCAACCCAAAAGCTTGAAGTTAATTTAACCAAACAAGGCTTTAATtgaatatgagttttttttaaaaacttaaaacttgAAACATAATATTAGAAATACCTAATTAACCGAAAAGAATTTAAAGTTACAAATCATAATATTAGAAATACAAATTAATTACTTGCTTAGGTAGCTTTTAGATTCCGAGCTTTTCAAACTCCAATGACAAAAACgacttttattttatagatacatttatatttttttcaaaaaatctttaaaaaccTAGCTACAATGAACATTGTGGCGGCTACGTTAACACTAAAAATCATAATGTTGAATTAGCCAAATTTATCTTTCATAAGCAAACCGTATACACAATCAACAAAATACTAGTAGAAAGCAACAATATATTGGCCCTTAAACAAAACTTTCTATGACTTTACTTTCTCTACATCtctaaaaaactttttatttgattatgatTTATACGCACTCCCCAAAACTTTGTACGGGTTCATGTACCCTTAACAAATAATCATCATACGGTACACGACTTTGTCTACAAAGTAGACAAGGCAGGTCACCTtttgacacacacaaaaaaaggaTAACACAAGGTACAATTAGTGTGCAAGAAATGCAATTTTGCAAAAGGCATACAGACTGATTATCTTGATAACAACCTACTGCTAACAACTTTTTTCCTCAagtagatattattattattcaccCGCAAAGACACATGATATGGTTTTTGCCAATAGATGGTGCCCGTGACCTTGTACATTGCATGTATCTATAACTTATAATTTTGGTAGTTTTACTTTTATCTTTTAGGTCCACATCAACTCAAGTTGTGCATAAATTGATAAATACATTCTTCCAGAAAATGTAGGAAGATAATACTAGAGATATGGTGATTATGGTGAAACTGTGGGCCGGGGCGTTAAATTAAAGAGagtaaaattttcttttggggTGGGAAATGAAAAAGTGGAACAAAGTGAATTCCTTGCCTTCTTGGGTAGATTTGATGCACACGCTTTACAGTTAAGATGTCGAAAGTCCGAAACTTACACAATATAAACATATTCTAAAGGTATCCATAAGTTGAATGAAGGAGCTAGTTTTTTGattgataaataaatttatcatCAAATCTACACATGCATGCATGAATCATGATTATCCATAAATTAGCtgacaataaaagaaaatttataagGTTAAAGTTAAAGTTAAAGGATAACAAGTTCTAGTGTTTATTGTAATTCAAACCAtttatgaaaagaaaatatatatttcattatgaaaaaataaaaagtatatattttattgtaacTCAGACCATCTATTTTAATAGTCTAAGTTTTATAATATTcgtttttgtaattaattcgTTGCAATTGGTCAATTTATGTTTGAAAAAATACACTTTTTAACAGATATTGAAAAATAACGGTCGTTTAAACAAGGCAGGTGACAACGTGGTAGAGAGGTAGTGGTCTCAAAACCTCTGTTACTAAGTAATCGCCTTTTTGCCCTCTCACGCCTTCAAGTTGTTAAACCCAAAATACTGGGACTACTTTTGGTAACACTGACAACAAAGTCGTATATTTCTTACATCTGTAACAATTACGTGTTcgtcaaaaacaaaaaaagtctGAAACTAGAACATTATTTTATAACTCATCATTGTAATTAAAGAGACTGACTAAGCTTGAGGGCCATacttaaaagtaaaagtttttaaactctcaaaaaagaaaagttaagcAATTATTCCGTATAtctctttttatattaataaaacaagattgttttcaaaaattattttaaaaaaaaatgaaatggcAAGTCTTGCTTTTTTGCTAGCACAACTTTTAAAAGAATAtgacataataattttttttattatcctattgctttcatttttttctctccacCTATATTTTTACTTCCTTTATCCATATCAAATTTTCATAtggattattttttaatattatcaaaaaatttCTCGGTTAGAACAAACCAAATTTAAAttacccgggtttaacccgagATGATTAGTTAGTTTTAAAAGTACATAGAATTTGATTGACTTTAAATCGTATGTATACTTGTATGTTTACAGTGATATGTTAAAATGTTCAACTATAAATATCCAATCTTTTAATTAACCAGATATCTTTTATGAGAGATCGAATTAGAATCAAATTACAACAACAAATGAATTACATACGAATAAATTGTTAATAAATATGTCAACGATatctttgttggttattccgtCAGGTTTCAAAAGACAGTTTAATGACTGATTCAACCGTTGAACCGGGTTGATTAATCAACTTATAGTTTTGTAAAATTGTTACTAATCTTGTGATAATACAATTAATTAGGATCCATTAAAGAGTAatacaaaacaataataatgaaatatcTGTGTTTCCAACTGTACATACAATCCAAAATAACATTAAACAATACAAATTattacaaaagttaaaaaaaacactCGTTGATTTGgtagaatgaaaaaaaaaaaacggaaaaCCATACAATTCAATCGTCCTTCGACTAAAGTGACCTTGTTGAACTGGTCAATGGACGTACGCAGAATTAACAAGTTGAATTAGACAATTTTAACCGATTGTTAAAATATTGAATCAAGTTAGGGGCAATAATATAATCGGCAAGTTTTATCAGCAAGTTGGATCGGCTACAATCGGCAACTATACCCTCTAAATTTGACAAACATTGGCAAATTTTTGATAAAATCTTTCATAGCCACATGACGTGTTTGTATTGGCCGGAACACTTGTTGATTTGCCAATTTCGGCTGTACGccttttgttcttttattaaggTACAAGATTATATTTATACGTTACaagcatataaaaaaaaaaagggggattGTTTGCCTTACATGAATCAAGGTAAGCATGAATCTATTATGGATCACATGACCATAATCTTATCCAATCCAAACCCTGCCATCAATAATTGCTAATTCATCCAAACAAAAATCTGAGACAAGAAAAAAGATAACAAAAGCAGTGCATAATAAagcatataataataataataattaaatactaAAACAACTACTGTACTAGAATAAAATAAGAAACGAGCCAACACCAGCGCCAAGTCACCTTAACTTAACATCAAAGCACAACGAAtcttacatgtatatatatgctcGTGTCTTTTACAAAACCCCTTTAAATACCCCTTCTTTCCCCCACCTTCCAATTTCATCAACAATTAATATATCTCGATCGATCTCGCATTTCATTATACTCTCTAGCTAGCTCATCAAGAAAACGTACGTACAATTAAGAAACCTTCATATATATAAAGCCACTTAGAAttgaaagaaagaacaaaaaatatatatggagCAAAACCAGCCAATGTTAGCGAAAAAAGTGTGGAGCATGGTGCGGGTGGCGTACTTCATGTTACGCAAAGGCATATCCAAGAGGAAGTTATTACTTGACCTCAACATGATGGTCAAGCGTGGCAAAGTCGCCGGTAATAAGGCCTTACATAACCTTAAGTCGCACCACCACCACAAGGGCCCCTCCTCGCTACATGATGATCAGTACTCCAACGTGGACCAACGTGACGACGACGACGACTACGAAAACGAGTTCAGCTGCACCAATAGTCCTAGTAGTACTACTATTAAGAAACatgaagaggaggaggaggatgtTGACATTCGGGATGTGAACGCGGCGATGTTGAAGGCCATGAAGATGATTCAAAGTGAGACACCTTCAGGGTTTGGGAAGACTATGGTTAGGCAACTGAGGGTGACCGACTCCCCGTTTCCATCGAGCAGCAATCAGCCGGAGGATAGCCACGTGGTGGATGAGGCAGCCGAGAAGTTTATAAACCGGTTTTACAACAACCTAAGGCGACAGAACAGCAATAACTAATAATGCTTCATCATCATTGTTTGGTCGTTGATCACGATAATGAATTGTGTTATTTCGGTTGTGGTTTATAATTATTGTATGTAATCCCTTATACAAACAGCGACAATTATTCGAGGAGTCTTCGATTAATTACAAGTGAATTTCAGATATATGGAGCTTGTAGAAGTTGTTTGTATTCGAATTCGATTGTAGGGGTGTACAGTCCAATTAAGCAGCTACTCGAATCTACGAATACATagttaatgtaaatgtaatatatAGTATACAAATAAGTGAACAATTTGATGgcaattttaagttttattctCATTCTCAACAAAAATGgagctttatatataaaacaggtTCATAGAATACTATAGACACTTGTACTGAAATTATGCAGTTTTTGCTAACTACTACAGTAGTCAACCAAAACCTGCCGAGTAATTAAATTGCATAACAAGCTTATCGGCCCAAATGTTTCAATTTAAGCAATTACTGTTTACAAATAGTTTCAATTGCACTACAAGTTCGTGACCATGAAAATCTGACAATTTAGGATTACAATCAGTCAGTTGTTTCGCACATGTGTTAAGACACAGGGGATTCTTGGTCAATTTTAGCCCATCGAGCTGTATGTATCAAAGATTTGACCAGTGTCTCATGAGCTTAGGCTGAGAACCACTGCAGTGATCGTGGAACTCAACGTATAAGGTTTTGTACTTTGATTGGGCATCAGATATCAAGGAACTAACGGGTTCAATTTTGTTAACAACGCCCCTGATTCTATGCATAAACGTATACAAATATGATGAGTGGTTATGTACGTTCAGCAACCTTACGGTTTTGGCACTAGAGAGTTTGATCTATGGAGAAGCCTAAACTATATATGGCCGGGTTCGATACATATTTTTAGGTGAAAGTGGGTCATacattggatatatatatttcttcaatAATTGAGTTATAATCTTCTGTTCTACGAGTATATACGTAAAATATTCAAGTTCAATCATCCAATAACATTTGTCGTTGATGTTGAAGTCATGTAAAAAGGCATATATAGAGGCTAGCTAGCTTGGAATGTAATTCGAAGTCCTTACAATTAACCAAAAATATGTACTTAGCTCAATATGATCATTTACTGACAGCTTTCTCAACTATATAACTTTTGGtcgataataataattaataagtggGCGACATTCTAGATCGTTAATTTAAGGTTAGTCCTAAGAAAACAAATCATTTTAATTGGTAGTGCTTGTGgattttttgtattaattaattaattatgtatagCTAAACTAAAGCAATAACCACAGAGTAAAAAGGTAAGTGATTGCTTTCCGGCCCTTTCATAAAACACCACGTACCAAGATTATGTTTCGCAAAGTAATGGAGATTTTTGGTTAATTTATCGTTACCAAATGACAAGagtacacatatatacatgtatgtatagCACTCCAGATTTCGACGTATTTAACTAACTCTAAACTTTCTAaatatagttaatctaaatctATTAAAAGTTACTGTATAAAATACATCCATATATTACTTTTGTGATCGATCGATTAGAAGgcttattcttaaaatttaattctTTGCTTTTTaacaaagtaaccatttcaGACCAAATAACATATGGTCACAGACCCATAGTTAGTAAAGTTAGAGCACACATGATCGTTCTTACACGGTGCTGCCGGCCTGGTCGCGTGGACCATTACAAACCCATCGTAATTCGGGATGCATAGTGGCAACAAACCTGATAGAAATCAAGGGACGAGGTGGCTAGctttttgtttatatacttAATTACTAGGTATTTCACGGGTATAATAAGGTGTCATGGTCCAATTTTAAGTGTAACTTTTACCGGTGTTGTGTGGTGTGGTATCGTAGAAAaactttttgatatatatgactCGTCTGTTATGCTCTTATTGTCAAAACTATTCGACTTTCTTGTTCGTTTTAAAACGATAGGATATGAATTAATCACATATTCCATCTAACTTAATTTAACCCGAAGAGTTTTGGTTCTCGatctttaattgtttttttagttGATTACAAAAATCGGCCTtgtgttttattaaaaaatcacatattttattcttatatttaataatttacagTATGTCCTTAACTTTGGAAATGGTCAACATTTTTGGTTAAAAACATTGACTTTTTGACCAAAGTTGTTGACTTTTAAGAATAAATCGTATAACTTATAACAATCATCGATAAGATTTTTGTAATTACCTCTTGCTTTCTATAAGTAGAGTACATACATGTAAATTAGGATAACTTTGATTTGAAAGCAAAAAGTTGGTCGGTTAAGTTTCCTTAATaatgttttgtaaaaaatattgatatatgaaATTGAAAGTACATTCCTGCTTTTTACTCCTGGATGGTTTTCCCTTGGTTGTCTACATCGATTACGTCCAAATCGCCTCTTACATGTGAAGGTTTTTTATATAGATTagattaattaacaaaataactaTGCCTATATGCgaaaaactaataattaaaacCTTAATTTAAGCCCGGATGGGTCGTATACTTAGAAGGAATAgctataattaaattataaaaatacttTCACATCGAGTTTACTTGGAGATTAACATGGCTAGACTACAAGGCTGCTGAAGAAAGTAGTATTGACTATATTGATACTGACATGACATTATGATAGTAATTAGTTAGactttcaattaattaattagatggAAAATGTAATTGAATATTACCCATAAACAAACGTACCCTTCCATTAGCGATTACATCAGTATAACCGGCCGCCTATAGAGTATCTTTAGGATTGGAGTATATGATAAGTATATACTGAAGTCGTGGCACAAATCGATCTTTTGAGCATGGTGTGGCCATTTCCAAATGCAGAGCTTTTATGGAAAATACCATCTCGGCCTCATATTTTGCTTTTAAGATCCGAATTTTATCTAATTAGTTACTTTGTTATTGTCTATCGTACGCTGTGATCTGTCTTAACATTTATCGTACGCTGTGATCCGTCTAATTAGAGAAGCTTGATATCATCAAAAGGAGTTAAACAGATCGGTTTGTGGCTTTATTGATTTTTAGGTATTTCTTTTCGATGCTTGCAAACAATATATATCCAAGTGACAGACTTCACCACAGCAtccaattaaatatatatgataaatatcgTATGGCCTTAATTAgacaggtatatatatatgtacacacGTAAAATTGGATGTTAATTACATGTTTGTTAATTAGGAGATGTTAATAACTATAAAATATCTTATTaatcatatattttaaaagcTAGACTTTatgttatttggtttttttttaatatctgctccatatatagttattttatttaaattgagTGGAATGGaaagttaaacaagaaataagCTAGTGGTACAAGGAGTATATCacttatttaaagttaaagTGCACCCTATAATTTCTGCCTTTAAATACTCCTCCATTCGTCCTCTCCTcacaacaagaagaaaaaaaaccaaCATATTTTtcgatacatatataataatatcttgaTCTCTCTTAACAgtatacaaattacaaaaatggAACAAAACTTACCACTAGTTGCAAAGAGAGTATGGAATTTGGTACGTCTGATGcttttcattttaagaaaaaacatttGCAAGAAAAAATTGTTACTCGATGTCAACATGATGATGAAACGTGGCAAGGTTGCGGGAAAAGCCTTGCAAAACCTCATGTTCCATCATCACCATAACTGG
The Erigeron canadensis isolate Cc75 chromosome 2, C_canadensis_v1, whole genome shotgun sequence DNA segment above includes these coding regions:
- the LOC122589762 gene encoding uncharacterized protein LOC122589762, with the translated sequence MEQNQPMLAKKVWSMVRVAYFMLRKGISKRKLLLDLNMMVKRGKVAGNKALHNLKSHHHHKGPSSLHDDQYSNVDQRDDDDDYENEFSCTNSPSSTTIKKHEEEEEDVDIRDVNAAMLKAMKMIQSETPSGFGKTMVRQLRVTDSPFPSSSNQPEDSHVVDEAAEKFINRFYNNLRRQNSNN